In Blastococcus saxobsidens DD2, the genomic stretch GCTCGTGCCATGGAACACTCACCGCCTCGCGTGACCTCAGGGGCCGCCGACGGTAGGCCAGGGAGCGCCTTCGTGGGGCAGATCACGGCGCGATCTCTGCCCTGTCGGTCCACCGCGGGGGTGCGTCGTCGACGATGGGCGGTGTGAGCAGCACTCCCGGCGACGACGCGCTGGACTTCCCCGCCCAGGTGCGCGACGCCGTCCGCCGGCTCGACGGCGTCGCCGAGCGGACACCGCTGCAGCGCAACGCCCGCCTGTCCGGGCTGACCGGCGCCGACGTGTGGCTCAAGCGGGAGGACCTGCAGGTCGGCCGCTCGTACAAGATCCGTGGGGCCTACAACACGATCAGCCGGCTGGACGCCGAGCAGCGCACGGCCGGGGTGGTGTGCGCCAGCGCGGGCAACCACGGGCAGGGCGTCGCCTACGCGTGCCGGGCGCTGCAGGTGCACGGTCGGGTGTTCGTGCCCGGGACGACGCCGCGGCAGAAGCGGGAGCGGATCGCCGCACTCGGCGGGGACATGGTGGAGCTCGTGGTCGTGGGCGACTCCTACGACGAGGCGGCGGCCGCCGCCGCGCAGGCCGCCGCGGCGTCGGGCGCCGCGCTGGTGCCGGCGTTCGACGCGCTGACGACGGTGACCGGCCAGGCGACGGTCGCCGTCGAGATCCTGGAGCAGCTCGGCGCCGCACCCGACGTCGTCGTGCTGCCGGTGGGCGGCGGCGGGCTGCTCGCCGGCTGCGCCACCTGGCTGCAGGTCGCCTCCCCCACCACCCGGCTGGTGGGCGTGGAGCCGGCGGGCGCGGCGAACATGGCCGCGGCCCTGGCCGCGGGCCGGCCGGTGGAGCTGCCGGAGATCGACACGTTCGTCGACGGCGCCGCGGTGCGCCGCGCCGGCGCCGTCACCTTTCCCCTGGTCCGCGACTCCGGCGCCGAGCTGGTCGCCGTCCCGGAGGGGCAGATCTGCACCGAGATGCTCGACCTCTACCAGGCCGACGGCGTGATCGCCGAGCCCGCGGGGGCGCTGGCGTCGGCGGCGCTCAGCGGTGAGCTGGTTCCCGTCGAGCCCGGTCAGACCGTCGTCTGCCTGCTCTCCGGCGGCAACAACGACGTCAGCCGGTACGCCGAGGTGGTCGAGCGGTCGCTGGTGCACCGCGGCCTCAAGCACTACTTCCTCGTCGAGTTCCCCCAGGAGCCCGGCGCGCTGCGCCGCTTCCTCGACGAGGTGCTCGGCCCCGACGACGACATCGTGCTGTTCGAGTACATCAAGCGGGACAACCGCGAGACCGGGGCGGCGCTGACCGGCATCGAGCTCGGCCGCGTCGAGGGGCTGCCGGAGCTGCTGGCCCGCATCGAGGCCAGCCCGCTGCGCATCCAGCACGTGGCCCCGGGGACGACGGCCTACCGCTTCCTGGTCCAGATGTCGTGACCTGACACCGCCGCACGTTCAGCCGGCCGATCCGTCGGATGGGCCGCCCCGACCTGCGGACGACACACGGCGAGGTCCGGCTGCACATGACGAGCACCGACGGTGAGATTCCTCGTTCATGCGGCGTCCCCGGCAGCGACGAGCAACTCCGGCACATCCGTCACCACGGTCGCGACCCGCGCCCCGAGGCTCGCCAGGACACGAGACTTCACCGCGCCCGATTCCGCGGGGGTTCCCACGATGGCACCGGCGTGCCCCATCCGTCTTCCCGGCGGGGCGCTCTGGCCCGCGACGTACGCCGTCAACGGCTTCGGGCGGCCGAGTTCTGCCCATCGAGCGGTCGCCGCGATCTCGGCGGTTCCACCGATCTCTCCGATGAGGAGAACGGCCTCCGTGGCGTCGTCACGGAGGAAGTGGTCGAGAACGGTCACGTGATCCATCCCGACCACGGGATCACCACCGAGGCACACCACGGTGCTGGCCCCCAACCCGGCGATCCGCATGAGGTCCAGGACTTCGTAGGTCAAGGTTCCGCTCTTGGACACCACGCCGATGCGCCCGTGGCGAACATTCTCGTCGAGCAGATCGCTCACGTTCGCCTTCCCTGGCGAGACCACGCCGGCCGAGTTCGGACCCAGGAGCTGCGTTCCGCGCGCACGTCCGACCGCGAGCATGCGTACCGCATCGTGGACAGGAACGTTCTCCGTATAGCTGACCGCGGTCCGGACCCCTGCCTCGGCCGCCTCCGTGAAGGCTCCCAGCGCCGCGACCGGCGGCACGATCATGAGCGACACCGTGACGCCGCATTCGGCTACCGCCTCCGCCATCGATCCGTAAACCGGGACACCGGCCACTTCCAGTCCTCCCCGTCCGGGAGCCACTCCGCACGTCAGAGGAGTTCCGGAGGCGATCATCCGCTCGGCGAAGAGCCGCCCGGTGCTGCCGGAGATCCCCTGGATGGCGACAGACGATGCCCGGGAGACGAGAATGCTCATGCCCGAACCAGTCGGGCGACCTCGCGCAAGGCCCCGGCGAGGTCTTCGGTGACGAACGCAGGGAACCCCGCGAGGATCCCCCGCGCCTCCGGTGCGCGGTTGCCTCGGAGCCGGAGGACCAAATCGGCGGGAAACAGCTCAGGGCCGGCCCGTCGCAGCGCCCGGGCCAGATCATCACAGGGGCCGGCCTGGAGGAACACGTTGACGAAGACGATGTCCGGCTGCACCCTCCCTACGGCTGCCAGGACGGCGGTCAGGACATCGGGGCCCCGGAAAACGGTGCCACCCAGATCGACCAGACATGCCGGTCGCCCGCCCTGCGAGGTGACCAGATCGACCGTCGCCATGCCCAGGCCTGCGCCGCTCGTAACCACCGCGACGTTGCCGTCGAGCAAGGTCCCCACCGCGCCTGCGGCTTCCACGCTCGCTTCGAAGGGGTCCTGTCCCTCAGCGGGCGGCCAGTCAGGGTGTCGCACCCGAGCTGCGTCGTCCACCACCACACGGGCATCTGCGGCCACCAGCCGACCGTTGTCGGTGACCACGAGTGGGTTCACCTCGGCCAGCAGGCAGTCACCGCCGAGGAACGCCCTCCACAGCCCCACCACGGCCGAGCGGAGCTGGGCCTCGACCGCGTGGGCCACGCCCAGGTGCCGGGCGATCTCCTGGTGGATCCCTTCAGGGATGGCGACGTCGATTTCCAGCGGGATCCGGAGGAAGTGCTCGGATTCCTGCGACTCGACGTCGATCCCGCCCGCCCGACCCGCCAAGAGGACGGGCCCTCGGACATCGCGGTCGACCAGAACCGCCAGGTAGAGCTCGCGGGCGATGTCCAGGGCTTCCTCGACGAGTACATCCCGGCTGGGAGGCAGCAGCTCGGTTCCGGAGCGGTATCGCTCGACGAGGCTCCGCACCTGGCTGTCGGAGTGGGCGAACTCCACACCGCCACGCCTGCCCCGTCCGCCTTCCTGGATCTGCGTCTTCACCACGACCGGGAACCGCTGGGTCGCCCCATGGGACTCCGACCACAGCACGCCGGCCGGCACGGGAACGCCGTGCCGCCCGAGCAGCTGCTTGCCCTGGTGCTCGGTCATCTGCACGGGGATGCCTCCGACGCCGCACCACTCACTCGCTTCGGCCTTCCCGGCGCCTCGCCAGGAAGTCGGCCATCTTCGCCTGCGGCAGGCCGGTGCCGTACGCCTCGGCGTGTGCCTGCCGAGCGAAACTCTCCGCGCTCTCGCGCTCACGGCTGAGCAGCCACGCGAGCCGGTTCTTGTTCAGCCTGACCGCGACGGCCGGCTTGGCTCCCAAGAGGACGGCGAGCGCCCGCCCCTTCGTCATGAGGTCTTCCGGTGCCACGACTTCGCTGACCAGCCCCCAGCTCTTCGCCTCCTCTGCTGGAAGCATCCGGCCGGTGAGGATCAGGTCGGCGGTACGGGAATGCCCGATGGAGTCGTACAGGGTCCACGTCCCGGTGATGCACGGGATCGCATCGTCGATCTCCGCCATGCCGAACTTGGCACCGCTCGATGCGATCCTCAGGTCGCAGAGCAGCGCCAGCTGGAAGCCCGCTCCGACCGCGTAACCGTTCACTGCTGCGACCGTCGGCTTGCTGCAGTCCAGCACGGCCGAGTACAAACGATGGAAGGAATCGATCCACCCGTCGATCGCCTCGGGCGAGAACTCCTGAGCCTCGGACAGATCCTGTCCGGCCGCGAAGGCCCGCTCCCCTGCCCCGGTCAACACCACGCTCTTGACCGAGTCCGTCCGGTCTGCGTAACTCAGGGCGGCTACGAGTTCGTCCTTGACCCCGACGGACAGCGCGTTGAGTCTGTCGGGCCGGTTGATGACCACTTCACATGTGCCGTCGTCGCCGAGAGAGACGGACACGTTTGGGTAGCTGGGTGTGGCTTCGGACATCGTGGCTCCTAGGGTCGCACCGGAACAGGACCGGTCGTGCCGCCGACCGGATCGGCCGGCCGTCGATCGCCCTGATGGGTACATGTGACATCCATTCCGTTCCCGGCCGTCGTGTCCAAGACCAAGAGGGAACCGCGCGATATCCACCCGCTATCGAGGGCTCGGCGCAGGGTCAGCCGGTCGGGGCGCCCGGTCGCGGCGCCTCGACGGCGCCCGGCGCCAGGCCCGGGGTCGAAGGCAGGTGACGCCATCCCTCCTGCGCGACGAGCGCCTCCAGGATCAGTGCCGCCGTACGCTCGAGCATGTCGTTGCCGGTGGGGCGATCCGAGACGACGACCGACGTTCGCCACTCGAGTGGCTCGCCGGTCAAGGGCACCCAGACGACGTCCGGCCAGAGCGATGTGGCCTCCGCGGAGGTCAGCATCACCGACT encodes the following:
- the ilvA gene encoding threonine ammonia-lyase IlvA, which produces MGGVSSTPGDDALDFPAQVRDAVRRLDGVAERTPLQRNARLSGLTGADVWLKREDLQVGRSYKIRGAYNTISRLDAEQRTAGVVCASAGNHGQGVAYACRALQVHGRVFVPGTTPRQKRERIAALGGDMVELVVVGDSYDEAAAAAAQAAAASGAALVPAFDALTTVTGQATVAVEILEQLGAAPDVVVLPVGGGGLLAGCATWLQVASPTTRLVGVEPAGAANMAAALAAGRPVELPEIDTFVDGAAVRRAGAVTFPLVRDSGAELVAVPEGQICTEMLDLYQADGVIAEPAGALASAALSGELVPVEPGQTVVCLLSGGNNDVSRYAEVVERSLVHRGLKHYFLVEFPQEPGALRRFLDEVLGPDDDIVLFEYIKRDNRETGAALTGIELGRVEGLPELLARIEASPLRIQHVAPGTTAYRFLVQMS
- a CDS encoding succinate--CoA ligase subunit alpha — translated: MSILVSRASSVAIQGISGSTGRLFAERMIASGTPLTCGVAPGRGGLEVAGVPVYGSMAEAVAECGVTVSLMIVPPVAALGAFTEAAEAGVRTAVSYTENVPVHDAVRMLAVGRARGTQLLGPNSAGVVSPGKANVSDLLDENVRHGRIGVVSKSGTLTYEVLDLMRIAGLGASTVVCLGGDPVVGMDHVTVLDHFLRDDATEAVLLIGEIGGTAEIAATARWAELGRPKPLTAYVAGQSAPPGRRMGHAGAIVGTPAESGAVKSRVLASLGARVATVVTDVPELLVAAGDAA
- a CDS encoding ATP-grasp domain-containing protein produces the protein MTEHQGKQLLGRHGVPVPAGVLWSESHGATQRFPVVVKTQIQEGGRGRRGGVEFAHSDSQVRSLVERYRSGTELLPPSRDVLVEEALDIARELYLAVLVDRDVRGPVLLAGRAGGIDVESQESEHFLRIPLEIDVAIPEGIHQEIARHLGVAHAVEAQLRSAVVGLWRAFLGGDCLLAEVNPLVVTDNGRLVAADARVVVDDAARVRHPDWPPAEGQDPFEASVEAAGAVGTLLDGNVAVVTSGAGLGMATVDLVTSQGGRPACLVDLGGTVFRGPDVLTAVLAAVGRVQPDIVFVNVFLQAGPCDDLARALRRAGPELFPADLVLRLRGNRAPEARGILAGFPAFVTEDLAGALREVARLVRA
- a CDS encoding enoyl-CoA hydratase/isomerase family protein gives rise to the protein MSEATPSYPNVSVSLGDDGTCEVVINRPDRLNALSVGVKDELVAALSYADRTDSVKSVVLTGAGERAFAAGQDLSEAQEFSPEAIDGWIDSFHRLYSAVLDCSKPTVAAVNGYAVGAGFQLALLCDLRIASSGAKFGMAEIDDAIPCITGTWTLYDSIGHSRTADLILTGRMLPAEEAKSWGLVSEVVAPEDLMTKGRALAVLLGAKPAVAVRLNKNRLAWLLSRERESAESFARQAHAEAYGTGLPQAKMADFLARRREGRSE